GCGAAGAAGGCACCCGTGAAGAAGGCACCCGTGAAGAAGGCGGCGGCGAAGAAGGCTCCGGCCCGGAAGACGGCGACGCGGACGGTTCGGAGCTCGGCGGGCAAGGCGTCTGGAGCGGCTCGCCGCCGGAGGGCCTGACGCGATGGCGGGCGGAGGTCCTCGTTACGAGAAGCTCGACAGGGCTCCGATCGATCCGGAGTCGCTCCTGCTCGACGTGCGCAAGGAGAAGATCGACAAGGTCATCTCCCAGCGCACGCGCACCTTCACCATCGTGTTGGATCGGCTGGAGGACAGCTTCAACATGGCGGCGGTGATGCGCACCTGTGAGGCCAATGGCCTCCAGGAGGTGCACGTCATCGTCAACCCGGCGGCGCCCTTCATGCCCAACTCGCGGGTGGCCCAGGGCTGCGACAAGTGGCTCGACGTGAAGATCTACCGGGACTTCGCCTCGTGCCGCGCGGCCCTCAAGGCGCGGGGCTTCTCCCTGTACGCGTCCGCCATCCGCGAGGATGCCACCAGCCTGTACTCCATGCGCTTCGACTCGAAGATCGCGCTCATCTTCGGCAACGAGCGCGAGGGCGTGAGCCCCGAGGTGTTGGCGGGCTCGGATGGGACGTTCTGGATTCCCATGCGCGGCTTCAGCCAGAGCCTCAACATCTCCGCGGCGGCCTCGGCGTGCGTTACCCGGGCGATCTCCTGGCGCGAGGAGCACCTCGGACGCGTGGGCGATCTGACGGAAGGCGAGGCGCAGGAACTGCGCGAGCGCTTCTATGTGCTCGCCGTGAAACAGCGGAAGAAGATCTTCAAGAAAGCGCCTCCGTCCGCGCCTTGAATGCCCGTTCGGGGCGACCCGTCGACAGGAACAGATGCATCCCGTGGGCGTTGTGCCCATCCAAGGAGAGAGCTTCGACCATGCACCTCCAGACGCTGCTGATGACCCTGCTCGCCGCCCCGGCGGCCACTCCGACGGCCGCGGCCCCCGCGCCCAAGGCGGTTGTCCAGGCGCCCGCCCAGCAGGCGGCCGCTCCCGCCGCGGCGCCCAAGGCACCCGAGAAGAAGGCGATGACTCCCGAGGTGAAGGACCTGGTGGAGCGGATGCAGGCCTTCTACGAGAAGACGCAGGACTTCTCGTCCGACTTCAAGCAGGACTACAAGTACAAGGCCCTGCGGCGCACCCAGTCCTCGTCGGGCACGGTCATCTACAAGAAGCCCGGTCTGATGCGTTGGGAGTACGAGAAGCCCTCCAAGCGCACCTTCGTGCTGGCGGGCGAGAAGGTGTACGCGCACGACCCCGAGGCCCAGACGTTGAGCGTGGGCCGGATCGACACGAGCCAGCTCTCCGCCTCGGTGACGTTCCTCTTCGGCAAGGGGCGGCTCGCGGACGAGTTCACCATCACCAAGGGCGAGTGCAAGGACTGCAAGGGCACGCTGCTGGTGTTGGACCCGGCCAAGACGGAGCCGCGCTTCCGCCAGGTGCGCCTGGAGGTGGATCCGAAGACGGCGCAGGTGCTCAAGAGCACCGTGGTGGATCCCGACGGCAGTGAGAACGCCATCGCCTTCCTCAACCTGAAGACGAACGTGGGCATCGACGAGGCGCGCTTCAAGATCAACCCCCCCGAGGGCACGCGCATCGACGATCTCTCCAAGATGATGCCCAAGTAGCCCTCCATGGCACGCGCACGTCTCGCGGCCCTGTTGCTGCTGCTCGCCGGCTGTCACCAGGCCGCTCGGCCCGTCGCCACCGAGACGCCGGGCACCTTCGTGGGCCAGACGCTGCCCCTGCTGCCCTCGCCCCAGCTGCGGCTGGTGGTGGAGGGCCACTTGAATGGCCGTGCGGTGCCGGTGGTGCTGGACGTGGCCCGCGCCCTCTCCGCGGTGTCCTCGGGGTGCTGGGATGAGAAGCGGCCCGTGCCTCCTGTCACGGGCATGGCGCGCGTGCCGGATGTCTACGCCGGCCTCGGGGGCCTGCGCGACTGGCCCCTGGTGCGTGTCTCGGGGCTGCGCGTGGGCGGCGTCCTCCTGGGCCCTCGCGGCATGGGCCTCACCGGGGAGCAGGCCTGCGCGGTGACGCTCGGGGCGGACGTGCTGGCGCCCTATGCCTTCACGGTGGATCCACTGCGCCGGGAGGTGTCCTTCGAGAAGACCCGTCCCCGCGATGCCTGGCTGGCCGAGGCCGCCTCCGTGGGAGCCGAGTCGGCCGAGGAGGTGCAGGTGCTCGAGCTGACCCGCGAGCCCGTGGGCGACTGGCCGCTGCTGGCGGCGCGGGTGACGCAGGGCGAGTCCGTCCTCACGGGGCCCTTCGTGCTGGGCACGCGTGAGCCCTTCTCGCGGCTCGCCCTGGGGCCCGCGGAGGCGCAGGGGCTGCACGGCCTGGAGACCACGGCCGGACTGCCGCCCAGGGCCTTCCTGGTGGACGCGGTGGAGGTGTCCTCGGGCGTGGGCGTGGCGCCGCTGGTGGTGGAGGCCGGGGTGGGGTGGAAGAACCCGACCACGCTGGGCCGCCTGGGCGCGGACGTGTGGGGCCGCTTCCGCGCCACGGTGGACGTGCAGGGCAGCACGCTGGTGCTGCGGCGGCCCCGCGTGGTGGGTGGCGAGGGCCCTCAGCGCTGCGCGCGTCCGGGGGCCTCGGCCGTCTCGGAGGATCCTCGCGAGGAGGCGTGTTTCGCGCTGCACGTGCGGCGCGGCGCGGGAGAGCGCACGGCCGTCACGGGGGCGGTGTTCCGGGATGTCCCCGTCGGTGGGCGGGTGCACCTGGAGCCGCTGGGCGAGGACGGCAAGCCCGTGTCCCTGGAGTGTCAGGTGGGGTTCTCGTTCCCGCCCACCAGCCGGGGCGTGACGACGCAGCACCTGGTGCCGTGGCCGAAGCTGGCGCAGTCCATGCCCGAGTGCGCCGAGGCCTTGCGGTCCGTGCGCGGCTACGCCCTGGCGCTCTTCGAGGAAGGGCCGCTCGCCGAGTGCCCCAACGCGTGCATCTTCGTGCACCAGCCGAGCACCCGGCGCACCGTGTGCGAGTGCCAGCCCACGCCCCTGGGCGACGGGGCCGTGCTGCCCCAGCGGAGCAACACCCCCAAGCCGCCGACGAAGAAGGAGCGCGAGCTGGAGCCCGAGGATCCCCACTGACGCCGCCGGAAGGGGCGGCGCCGGGTCTCACTCCGGACGCCTAGCGCGGAGCCGCCGCCACCGGCAGCGGGAAGGACTCGCGGGGCTTGAGCACCCGGTCCTTGGGGTTGGGCCGCTCGACCACCTTGCCCACCAGGTCGTAGTCGTGCGCCTCGGTGATCTCCAGGGTGACGAACTCGCCCGGGTAGGCCAGGCCGTCGTTGATGTACACCTGCCCGTCGATCTCCGGCGCCTGGCCCTCGTGGCGGCCCACCAGCAGGTGCTCGGACTCCTCGCTGGGGCCCTCCACCAGCACCTCGATCCGCTGGCCCACGAGCTTCTTGTTCTGCTCGCGGTTGATGCGCTTCTGGATGGCCATCACCTCGCGCCAGCGCCGCTCGATGGTCTGCTTGGGCACCTTGTCCGCGTAGTCGTACGCCGCGGTGCCCTCCTCGTCCGAGTACTGGAACACGCCCAGCCGTTCGAAGCGCTGCTCCTTCACGAACTCCTTGAGCAGCTCGAAGTCCTCTTCCGTCTCACCCGGCAGGCCGACGATCATCGAGGTGCGCATCACCAGCCCCGGCACCCGGGCGCGCAGCTTGGTGAGCAGCTCCTTGAGGAACTTCGAGTCCCGGCCGCGCTTCATCGACAGGAGCAGCTTGTCGCTCGCGTGCTGCAG
Above is a window of Cystobacter fuscus DNA encoding:
- a CDS encoding TrmH family RNA methyltransferase, with product MAGGGPRYEKLDRAPIDPESLLLDVRKEKIDKVISQRTRTFTIVLDRLEDSFNMAAVMRTCEANGLQEVHVIVNPAAPFMPNSRVAQGCDKWLDVKIYRDFASCRAALKARGFSLYASAIREDATSLYSMRFDSKIALIFGNEREGVSPEVLAGSDGTFWIPMRGFSQSLNISAAASACVTRAISWREEHLGRVGDLTEGEAQELRERFYVLAVKQRKKIFKKAPPSAP
- a CDS encoding LolA family protein, which codes for MHLQTLLMTLLAAPAATPTAAAPAPKAVVQAPAQQAAAPAAAPKAPEKKAMTPEVKDLVERMQAFYEKTQDFSSDFKQDYKYKALRRTQSSSGTVIYKKPGLMRWEYEKPSKRTFVLAGEKVYAHDPEAQTLSVGRIDTSQLSASVTFLFGKGRLADEFTITKGECKDCKGTLLVLDPAKTEPRFRQVRLEVDPKTAQVLKSTVVDPDGSENAIAFLNLKTNVGIDEARFKINPPEGTRIDDLSKMMPK